A segment of the Trifolium pratense cultivar HEN17-A07 linkage group LG7, ARS_RC_1.1, whole genome shotgun sequence genome:
GTTGGTTTAAttgtataaatttataaattatttatgttgaTTTGGTGtgtgatattttattttgatatagaTATGAGTTGTTGAGAAACTGCAATTATGTAACATATCAACAAAGTGTTTTCCACGTATTAATAAGTGGACAACACTTCCATTTCATGATAACGAAATGCAAAATATATTTGCAAATGCAAATGTTAGCACTCACATTGTATATTAATGCATGTGTAtgcttttataatttttttatcactttGTTTTCGACTAATCAAGTTCGTTTAATGTGATTAGTTGGTTGAAGATTTGGTTCCAACCGAAGAAGACCAACAATTCGATGTTGTTGCTGAAGCCATTCGACAGTCCGAAGTTATGCATACGAATGATATTTACACCAGCTTTGATGCAACCGCTGTTTtaagaaaacaacaaatattgttTGACCACAATAAAGCATTTAGGGAAAAGATTTCTATGATTGCGGAGGAAATGAAATTGCTAAAAGAAGCAGATAAAGGCGGTAAGGAAGAAAGTCGGTTGGGAAATGAGGGCGGGGAGGAAGAGAGCGAGCTTGTAGGAAAACAAGAGGATAATGGCAGGGAGAAAGTGATCGAGTCTGTAAAAAAAGTAGAGGATAAGAAAAGATGCCAAGAACTTATCAAACATTTATATGAAACTTGCACAACTCAATCCAGAGCGAATGTGTAAGCGtgtaattagtttaatttttttaactactTCATATAtgttatcattttatttttgttcatcacaattttatttggccttaattatcttttttatttagaGTGTTTGTTCGAGTACATGAAGCAGTAATGCATGGTCATATTTTAGAATGCAAAAACCAAGGGGGTGGCTCTCCAGTCTAGTTAGTTATTATCGACACCTAGTTCTATGTGATTCCCATtaccagggacggatccagaaacttaCTACACGGGGGGCcgaaaataagaacaattattttgactcttaaacatatatttttttttagttattttgattctcaaaccctcaaatttatcttttgtttgttaGTTTGGTCCTCAAATATGTTTTGTATTAGTCGATTTGTTCAAAACATTACAATAATAGAcagatttgaaaatatttttattatttcaatacACTGTATTGACAACATCTCATATATTTAAAGAAGAAATCATTGTTTGCTCTCCacatatatatactattttttatgcgtgtatttttatcatattataatattattttatgtatgtataATACTCAACTAAAGTGTTATAAATAGATAGTTGAGTTGAGacttgataatatatattattatatacatatatgaggGGGAGGGGGGGGCCTTGGCCACTGCCTGCCCCCCTTTGAATCCGTCCCTGCCCATTACTTAAATACTATTTGTTTCTTAGCAATTGTTTTGTTTAATGCTTCAACTAATGTCTGCGGCCACCCAAATAATGATGGGGGATCTTTTGAAAAATAGAGATCACATGAAGCGTTTCATAATTATGCATGCATTTTCTGTGAGTAAGCTATGAATACATGTACATTTAATAATTGTTGCGGTAAATtttgcaaaatatataattcacCAAAATTGTTATTGTAGGATGATGTGATTGCAAATTTACCTAAGTTGCATCACAATCTTTCACACCCATGCATGACTCGTCACTCGTTTACTAATCTTGTATCGAACCATTTAAGGATAAGTGATGATCCAATCGAAATCATGAGGCTTTGCAACTTGGTAAGTGTACACTCTCACTTTGTCTTTGCggcatttaatttttctatgCAACTTAATTAGTTAATATTTTGGTTTTCGTATTTTAGATCTTTGCCCCGACCATCCAAGACCAACATTGGTTTTGTTATGTACTTGATAAGATCAAAAAGAAGTTGTTCGTGCTAAACTCTTTGTATAGTGAAAGAAATGAAGAGGAAAAACAGTTGGATCTTTTTATGGTAAATAATTTTATTCACAAATTAATGATGATTGTTTTGATTGATAGCAAATGTTTGACAAGTAATTGTTGATCACCTTTTATTATGTGGATCTATAGAAGAGGAACTTCGAGAACTTGCTGCATTTCATGGATGAATGCCAAACATTAGAGCTCGTTTACGAGGACTTgccacaacaaaaaaatatgtaaagaaATGCTGGAAACTTTACTTCATttatgatttataattttttagcaAGGGATTATATTCACGATTCATATTGTACATATTTTGTAGCCATAACTGTGGAATATATGTTTTAAAGTATTTGGAGATGTGGGATGGTGACAGGAAATGGGGTGACAGAACCATGCTGATTTCACATTGGTAAAATTTGAACGATTTGTCAACTTAACTAGTATTTTATTGaaatagtaatatatatatatatatatatatatatatatatatatatatatatatatatatatatatatatatatatatatatatatatatatataaatttatctGTAATTGATGTATGTGTAGGACGAAATTCTATATTTTCGTCGACAATTTGTTTGTGAAATGAGTGTTGCATCCTCAAAATCTCGAGTTGAAACATGTACGAGTAGAAGCAAGTCTCCCGAATGACTTCTCAATAGATTCGCTTCAGTCTTGATTGGGTAACCcatctatcatcatcatcatcttttttttttttttttcattgtgtGTTGTCATTTTTTTTGCATTGTGAATTTGATGGTCCTCCATATCCATGGTGTATTGATGTATGTGTCCTtttaagtttttgttttgttgtcgGTGGTGACTTAACCAAAAGTGTGCCTCCTAAATTATTTGCATTACAGATATGGGGAGAGTTTCACTCTCACAATGCAGGGAAGCGTAATCTTGTGCAAGATCCCCAAATGGTAATTTAGGCGCAGTTGAAGTGACCATGAATCAAGTAACAAATCAAGATTCCTGAAGGTTGAGATAATGTCTGCTATGAGTTAAGACTGTGAGCGGACAAATGCTGATGCTCATATTTCTGTGAGAGTGTCCTAAAAGTTTATGCTTTTATTTTGGCTGTTAAGCAAACAAATCTTTGGGTTTCCTTCTTCATACCTGACTTAATTTTTTAGTGATCAAATAGTGTGATTCTcctaaattatttgtatttcaGATATGGGGAGTCAGCGTGATATAACCAGGGAGTTGAATATGATAGTTGGTTAACTAGTTTAAATTGTTCCAAACACATAAAAATGTTTCATTCACTGTAgttcttttttagtttttaactaTATCAACTGCAAAAAGCCAGAAGAGTGCCCCATTCCAAAGTACAAACGTGATCAAATAGTGAGATTCTCCTAAATTATTCGTATTTCAGATATGGAGAGTCACGTGCATTTTAACAATGGAGTTGAGGAAGACAATTGGTTAAGTCGACTAAACTCTTCCATACTAGGAAAAATCATTCACGTTTAATGGAATAAACACACTTGTGGTTAGGTAATAGAGGGATTCAAAATACATATAATAtcaataactaaaaataaagtacaaatattaatgaagAATACAAACACTTATGAAATTTTAGAAGACATGTCACTCCACACCCGGACATTTGTGATTAATTACACTATTCTTCATCAGAATTTGATAAGTATTCATCTGTGCATAAGATGACTTCTTCTTCTACCGCGGATAGAAACGTTCTATTTGCGTGTAAAAAAATAGTGCACATTTTTAACATACCGTATCGCGCCCTTCTTAATGCCATAAtgttgttctctattctgataCGAAGCAATGCTCTCTCCATATTATCAAACTGGGTTGGATTATCTTGCCACAACTTAATAGCTCTCAATTCTGGAAGTGGGGCCTCCAACTCACTTAGATATGACTGAAGATCAATTGACTCTTGTGATTGAAATCGCCATTCCTTCCTAATTGCTTTCTTTTCTAGTGGTCTATTTTTTTGCTCTTCATAGCTCCAATCTAAATCAACCAACAAGTATCTATAATCTCCCATTTTTGTGAACAATCTCAGCCTTCAATATTTAATGAGATTAAAGTAGATTACAAGTTATATGGCATAG
Coding sequences within it:
- the LOC123895945 gene encoding uncharacterized protein LOC123895945, coding for MNVTSVPFKLSDDLNLLETYNWGQVVYEDLVESINTTANKYAQSGRDSSKEMILSGCSAILQLVEDLVPTEEDQQFDVVAEAIRQSEVMHTNDIYTSFDATAVLRKQQILFDHNKAFREKISMIAEEMKLLKEADKGGKEESRLGNEGGEEESELVGKQEDNGREKVIESVKKVEDKKRCQELIKHLYETCTTQSRANV